From Etheostoma cragini isolate CJK2018 chromosome 17, CSU_Ecrag_1.0, whole genome shotgun sequence, one genomic window encodes:
- the LOC117960742 gene encoding rho GTPase-activating protein 19-like, translated as MAAENDAHNNHKLSRSGTKCSVFISQEKPNTSKTVIFNPDFFVERLRHEHPRAFADLVLSNITRLIDLPGEEFAQLTGESEAKVPSATGFLRSFNFLKRKDKGVVFGAPLTEEGIAQIYQLIEYLSKNLHVEGLFRVPGHSLRQAALREMLNSGAEIDLETGDFHPNDAATLLKAFLGELPEPLLTHRHYHAHLKIGELTCFDDNGDKTNVPDKERQIEAFQLLFMLLPPANRSMLKLLLDLLYHTARKQHMNKMSAINLATMFAPHIIWPKNVMASDLQGNIEQLNNGIAFLIRHSQKLFKAPTYIKEYTRIYFTGSRTLKSKDDLTLCSGTKDGPMCAVEAASPSPSIRTISGEVSSASTTRSSESYTEAALRELYQQVNNMPESAKKKKLIRQFDKQPLLTPSADSRTPFSRKHWRSRSLGGIIKRKVLGSQVLTDKENRRLQSPLPSGQLMAREVKTPAVEEINHL; from the exons ATGGCGGCTGAAAATGATGCCCACAACAATCACAAACTGAGCAGAAG TGGGACCAAGTGCAGTGTGTTCATCAGCCAGGAAAAGCCAAACACAAGTAAAACTGTAATCTTTAACCCGGACTTCTTTGTTGAGAGGCTGAGACATGAGCACCCGCGGGCCTTCGCCGATTTGGTACTGAGCAATATCACTCGACTGATAGACCTTCCAGGGGAAGAGTTTGCACAGCTCACCGGAGAGTCTGAGGCTAAAGTGCCCTCAGCCACTGGCTTTCTACGCTCCTTCAACTTCCTGAAACGGAAAG ACAAAGGAGTGGTTTTTGGTGCACCCTTAACTGAAGAAGGAATTGCACAGATCTATCAGCTCATtgaatacttgagtaaaa ACCTTCATGTAGAGGGGCTGTTCCGTGTGCCGGGCCACAGCCTAAGACAGGCAGCCCTGAGGGAAATGCTGAATTCTGGGGCAGAGATTGATCTAGAAACAGGCGACTTCCACCCCAATGATGCAGCCACATTGCTCAAAGCCTTCCTGGGAGAGCTGCCAGAGCCTctgctgacacacagacactatcATGCTCACCTGAAGATTGGAG AGCTGACTTGCTTTGACGATAACGGGGACAAGACGAATGTGCCTGACAAGGAACGCCAGATTGAGGCATTTCAGCTGCTCTTCATGCTACTCCCACCAGCCAACCGCAGCATGTTGAAGCTGCTGCTAGACCTGCTGTACCACACTGCTCGAAAGCAACACATGAACAAGATGTCTGCTATCAATCTAGCCACAATGTTTGCTCCACACATCATCTGgcccaaaaat GTGATGGCAAGTGATCTGCAGGGAAACATCGAGCAACTGAATAATGGCATAGCATTCCTCATCAGGCACTCACAAAAACTGTTCAAG GCACCTACATACATCAAAGAATATACCCGCATATACTTCACAGGATCAAGAACTCTTAAATCAAAG GATGACTTGACACTCTGTTCTGGGACTAAAGATGGGCCCATGTGTGCAGTAGAAGCGGCCTCCCCCTCTCCTTCCATAAGAACAATCAGCGGTGAGGTCAGCAGCGCGTCCACTACCAGGTCATCTGAGAGTTACACTGAAGCTGCCCTCAGAGAGCTGTACCAGCAGGTCAACAACATGCCTGAGTCtgccaaaaagaagaagctCATCAGACAG ttcgATAAGCAGCCTTTGCTGACACCTTCGGCTGACTCTCGGACACCATTCAGCAGGAAACATTGGCGTTCACGCTCTTTAGGTGGTATTATCAAG AGGAAGGTGTTGGGAAGCCAAGTATTAACAGATAAAGAAAACCGCAGACTGCAGAGTCCTCTACCCAGTGGCCAATTGATGGCCAGGGAAGTGAAAACGCCAGCTGTGGAGGA GATTAATCATCTTTAA